ACAATGTCAACTGAGACAATGTTCTGACACACCCTCAACCCTCACAGTTTTGAGAGTGGCCATATTTTTTCCAGGAAATTTAGATTTCAAGAAGGCAGGAAACGACTAAATCAAAAATGGACTGTGACCACTGGCTTTTATTACTGGCTGCTGGCTACGCATAGGAAACACGTATATGCTGAGAAGGCACAATGCTGCTGCCAGCCAGCGTAATGCAGGGTTTATGTTCAGACCCCAAcgccgtagcctgacgtgcacttccccagaaatgtaactacatgtcACAGCGACGCCgagcacaagagctgtgattggtttgcTTGGTAgtggtgtgtttctgctttcgtatttacagctgcttcttcatctccgCAATTTGAAATGCATGTTtcagtagaaacaaaaatgattccGACTGGCATAGGCTACGTGCATAAGTTACAACATGCTCTGGAGGCAACCTTTTCACAAAccagtttattttccaagaCTATGGTCTACGAATAACGTATGGCCTCACCAGAGCACCATCAGAACGGGCAAACCCATCAAGAAACACTTAAAATAGATATCCACTTTTCGacatattttgcaatgacaacccTCTGAAAGCTAGGAAGGCCCAACACAGTGCATCCAAAGTACTCCACATCCCCCAAAGGCGCGCACTTTCATCTACCCTATGACAGATTACGTTAGCTGGGAATGGTGGGTGGGGAGGTAGCACACATACGTCTTCGCCCTGGGCCGACCAGAAGCTAAGATCTGAACTGGTTCTCactgcaaacaaatcaaatgaatcaGCCCTGGGGGAGCCATTGCAAGCAGGGTGAGAACACCTTCTCTAACCTGTCTCAGCCTGGTTGATTTGCTCCAGAAGAGCGCATTCACACCAGGCCAAATGACAGGAGGGAGGCTGCACCCGGTTTCGTAAAAACAAACTAGGTGCAAAATCTTGCATCAAAAAAGTGGACTTAACTCATAGTGCATTACTTTGAAAAGTAAAGCGTTTCAGTTACAgataaagcaacaaaacaagaccAAGCAAACTTCTCCACCAAGACAGTGGTGACTCCTCCAGGCCTCTCCAGCCTTTTATGCACACTGTCACAGGTGCAGCTGATTGGGGTAATCAAGCTCATGCACCACCCTAAGACACTCGCACTGCAAAACTAACCGACTGCCCGGttaagattcattcattcatattattCATTGTGATCACTTTTGCTGAGAGCAAATTACATTGTGAAATCACACCGATGATGATCACCCACTCCAAACAACCCACTTACACACTCAGATATTCAAATGGAGAAGGCTTTTAAGTGTCCCAAGGTAGCCTTAGGCTGTGTTGATACCCATTCCAGAAGTAAGGTGCATAAAACCAGACTTTGATGTAAAGACCAtcatcattaattcatttctttttgttgttgttgttggttaaTTTCACCTCTTTTATCTCTGGATTTGTTTACAATATAAAATCCTCAGGGTATCAAATATAATATCACTTCATGATAGAGTAATGTTGGATTTCATTCATTCGTCATCATTACACAGACATAAGGTCcttgaaatgaattaaatcagCAGCATTTATTAATAGCACATCTACCCTGTGCTTCCATCAGCTCTGCAACAATAGTATGAAGATAACAGTCCTTCAGCCTCTATGCTTGATGCAGCCATGCAATTGTGCTGCTGATGTCACTTTCCTCCAGCTTTAGGTTTGAACTCCAGGCTGCCACTGGCCTCGGTACAACAGGGCCGGGCGTGGACCTGTCCACAAACTCCAAATTCAGTCTCGCACTTGACAGAAGAATCAATCGGTGAATGCTAATCTTGAACGTCTGCTGATGAGAGATGTCGTCGGCCTGTCACAGAGGTCCATAAGTGAGAATTTTGTCGGCTACGCGGGCGGCTGTGTGTCAGCGTGGGAAGAGAATTAGAGCTTTGTTATAGTATCTGCTTGACAATCAAACCTGTTATATTTAAAGACAAGATGAAAACCCCAGAGGGTGGAGAAATGAAACCTCTGCTTCATGTTCTGTTCGTGTGTCTGCTAAtgttgtgttcattcatgtgaaaTTACGGCATAAGAGCTTATCTGTATCTCCCTGTTTACCACcatagtttgtttgttggtatCAAATGAGAACGAGTGCCGTGAGTCATCAAGGTTGGTGACTGTTCTCTGCCGCTGAAGGATACTACAGGCTAAGAATAACTGAGGCCACAATAGAGAAATATCAAAAGAAGTAATTAGAAGCAGGATGAAATCCTAATGCAATTACACGGACttgtttctgcagaaaacaagaggattaaagtttaaatgactCATTTGCAAAGACAAGCAATAAAACAGTCGTGTAATCTGGGTTTGAGGGCATAGAATGCGCAACCCGTCATGAATTATTAATGGGTTTTATATTAAAAGTAATATATGCACGCTTCCTGCATCTCCCATtacagagaggaagtggagctATTGATTAAACACTTTACGTGTCTGACGCTTCATGTGCAAAGAGTAGGACAGCAACTAGGAAAATAAAGGTGTGTAGTCAACTTTTACAGTTATTAATCTTGAAATCTAAGGAAGCCTAATGTGGACAATCTTGAAGAAACTAAATTACTTTTAATGCAATCTTGATGAACAGATTTCTGGATTGTATAAATACAGAATTTAAATTAATCCTCAAAAAAAAGGATTCAGTCAGTGGATTCAAGATTGCTGATACTTCAAGTTTAGCGATAACGCTAACCCATCAAAAAAGCCGTTTCAAAGGATGTAATGGAACctgaaggagcagccacagtgagctgatAGATGAAGGGCTACAGATGGCAGATCGTGGTTGATCACatactgacagaaaaaaaaagccagttaACAGCTTTAACCAAAATAATGTTGTAATCTTGAAAGAGCTAGCGCAGTCGCTGATACCAAATTTTAGCCGGGTGGCTCCTGTAACCTCTTAAACGAAAGAAAACTCTAGAACATGGTGCTAACACaacatagaagaaaaaaaatatgtggcaTTTCTTCTTATTTAGCCTAACAAAGGTGGGTATGCTACATCCTTTGATGGCTAACTAACCAGGCCGGCctctagcatgttagcatgccaGTAGTTGCTAGCCTCGCCAGTGTTAGCTTAACCCAGTCAGCTAAACCATTTAAGAAGTTCACACAGAGTGGTGCCTTTTTCTGTGAGGACATCATTTGGATGAAGTAGGTCTCAATTTAGTTTGCTgctactacttttttttctttttgttttctttgataaTTAGTCTGTGCCTCATCGTGTTTCCCTAAAAATATATTGAATCCTCAGCGACCTTTTAAAAAGCCAGAAGGTTGTTTACAGTAAAGCTGCTGTAAACCTACAacatacaatattttttattgtatcttAAACCTTTTTCTTGCTACTATGTGCTACATTGCTGAAGGCCTGAAGACTTTAGAAAATATAGTAAACCTTTGAGCACCAACTCAGGAGAATtcataacaaaaacatatttggtCAGATGTAGATCAGATGCAACGTGCATATcaatgtctgtttgtttgtctaaaTGGAATTTGTGACAATCAAGTTAGTCAAGATTAGGTCTGTGTGCCTCTTGTCTACCTGTAAATAATTCCAAagcctcatctcatctcacatcaaatatttaagTGGTTCCCAGAGTAATAAAGTTAGGATTGATTAGAGGACGTGCCCCCTTCGTTCGGATGCCCGGGGCGGGACGGAACCAATAAGAAAGGTAATTAGATGAAGAGAAAGGTTGTGAGGAGAGGGGTACGCTTGAGTCTacctttgtgtttgcatttgtttgtaaGATTTAACTTTGTAACAGCAAGGGAAAGTAGGCCaattaaatctatttaaatatgCTCTGTGACGTGCACGTGTAAAAAGTCATACACTGACCTgccatttatttaatatttagcaGCAGACAGATTTGGTTTGGTTGTCCAAAGCACATGTATGCCATCTAGTGTTAGATTCGGGCTTGTGCAACAGCACGTGGAAGAGATGTTAAACTGAGATTCACCTTCACCAAGTTTTTGGGGATTTGCTCTAAGATCTAGATCATATCttatcatatattattattattattatataatgaATGGCTGTGCAGCAGGCAGGCAGCCAAGCTTTCCGCTGACAAGAAACCTCCAGCAGGTGTCATTTCTGGCCTCTCAGCGTGTCGTCTTCTGGGACTCGTGTCGATTCAGAGCACCTGTGGTTTCAAGACGAGGGGCTTTGGGTTTAGGGTAGGTGAGTCATTACGGTGTGAATCCTGAATAAATGACAACGAAAGGTTGAACACCCACAGAGTACGGTTggcaaaataatagaaacatcaCATGCAGGTATTCAGCATTCATGTGTGCAAGAAATAGTCAAATATCCTATGTTTTTATTacttgtgaatgttttttttttatcattgactccataataagaaaatatatttgtaaacCCACATCAAAATAGAGTAGTTTGATATATGAATGGATTATTCAAAAAGTTATACTTAGACCCATGAAAAATAAAGGTATTTTATTAGAAGTGTGTGTCAAAgatagaaagaagcaaaaatattAGGTTCAAGCACTTTCATTATCATGCGTATACACAATTTCCTATGATTTATAACTTCAATTGACGccaagcaataaaaacaaaactgtgataAGTCAGCAGCAATAGTGAAGAGACATTTACAGTTGCAACAGAAAGTATCTGAACCCTTTGGGGATTACTTGGATTTCTGCATAAGTGGGTCATAAAATGTGTTCTGATCTGCATCTAAGTCACAACGATAGACAAACACAGTCTGCTTAAACTAATACCGCATAAAAAATTAGACGTTTTTACGTTTTTTATTGaacacaacatgtaaacaaTCATAGTGCAGGGTGGAAAAGGTATGTGAGCCCCTGGGCTAATGGCTTCTCTAAGAGGTAATTGGAGCCTGGAGTGAGCCAAACTGGAGTCCAATCAATGTGATGAGATTGGAAGCGTTGGTTAAAGCTGCCCTGCCctatcaaaacacacacacacgagtttTGAATTTTCTGTTCTCAAGCAGCGTGATGTAAACCATGCCTCATGCAAAAGAGCTCACAGATCTACGACTGGCTTGCATGGAGCTGGAAAGGTTTTACAAAAGTACCTCTAAAAGTCTTGACTTTCATGTGTCCACTCTCCCTGCGCGTCCTGTAAGCATGACTGCATGAGCACAGAATGCTCAATGAGGTGAAGAAGAATCCTAAAGTGTGAGCTAAAGACTTACAGAAATCTCTAgcacatgctaacattttttGTTGACAAATCTAcaacaagtaaaaaaacaaaaacaagaatggAGTTCATGGGAGGACACAACAGAGGAAATCGCTGCACATTTGAAGTTTGCAAAAGAGCACCTTGTAAAATattctgtggacagatgaaaccaaaatgGGATTGTTTGGAAAGAACACAACAAGACtatgtttggagaaaaaaaaatggcacagcACACCAACATCAAAACCAACATCCTAAATGTGAAATAGAGTGGAGGGAGCGTCATGGTTGATTTGCCGCCTTTGCCTGGACGGATTGCTGTCATCGATGGAAAAATGAATTCGCAAGTTTATCAAGACATTCCGCaggaaaactaaaaaacatCTGTCCGCCAACTGAAGCTCAACGGTGGATGGGTGATGCAACAGGACAACGACCCAAAGCACATAAGTAAATGAACAACGGAAGAAAATACACGGTCTGGAGTGGCCTGGTCAGAGTCTTGACCTCAACCCGACTGAGACCTCAAGAGAGCAACAGAGACGTCCCAAGAACATTGCTGAACTGAAACAGTTTCGTAAAGAGGAATGGTCCAAAATTCCTCCTGAATGTTGTGCAGTTCTGATCTGCAAATATAGGAAATGTTTGGTTGAGGTTCTTGCTGCCAAAGGAGGTTCAACCAGAACACATTTTATGACCAGTTCATGCAGAAATCCAAGTAATTCCAAAGGGTTCACAGACTTTTTTTGTGGATGTACACGTCCAGGGTTATGGTAGAGTTCCTTTTGATGATTCAGTGCTTATGAACTAGGGGGTTAGAGTCAGAGGGGTTTCAGTTATCCCTCTTATCCCCTCTGGGTTTTATAGCAAAGTTAGTTTAGGCCACCATTTTTGCAGTCTTCAAGCTGTCAGAGGAAAGTGTGGAACACGCGAGACTTCAGGCTTTTCGTTCGCGAAATGTTCCTTGTGGAGAACTTCATCAACCTATACAGATTTAAATAGCTCCCCAAGCTGGAGAACGGGAACCAGCGAGCAGTCCGTTGGTTCCCGTGAAGGTtccagaaggaggaggagcagcgctGGAACACCTCGATGTTGACGGCGTATTGACCTGGCCCCCACTGAGACACGCGGACCAGGGTCACGGAGGAGGCGAAACCGCAGGTTTGGGGAGAGACGCCGTGAAACACAGACTCCCCGGGCCTCACGGACACTCCCCTCTCCCAGACCAGGCTGGCCTCCTCTGCCAGTCCCATGCCGCTGAGGTTACAGAGGGCCTGGAGGCACGCCCCCTCCAGGGGCTCCTTCCTGGGACATCGGAGCAGGATGGCGACAAGACGAGGCACGGCGCCTCGGCGTAGCAGCAGCTCCTGCTGTTTAGCTGAGGGCACAGAGTGTGTTGCGTTGGTAAAAATGTACCGGGCTGATtagcatttatatttaaaactaaattttacTGCTAAAGAAGGTTTTCTTActtcttaatgtgttttacaGAGACATTAAACGCTACGCAACTGGTTCTACCTACATCTACGTACCTTGGTTTCCAAAGAGAAAACCATGTCATttcaaacaatataaatattgtaaaatcTTTACATTACAGTGCAGCTACatctatcaggcataacattatgaccaccttctaaATATTGTATCTGTCTTGTGCCTCTGACGTACACATGGGTGACATATGTGtcttctgtggtgtctgccaacagaatgttgttagtggggggctttgtgGGATCTTCTAAGGAATTTGGTGGCCAGggcaacacattgtgctgtttttcattcatcttggtgtcatttttcacattttctttagttgttccttaagtgttttgtgtgagtctgtgtcagactgcatcctgccagggatgactgctgctgctgttatcaaggaagtgtcattgctatggggtgagggagCCTGGTCTGAtacaggtgggtgctacatgtctaagtaacatccacacgaatgccaggtccaaaagtttcccagcggaacatagaaatgtcaaaaaatgttCAATGGTGACAGTATTTAACCTGACTTACGGCTGTCATAAGACATGTGTGAGATGGTCCTGGTAGCGTGAAGAAGCAGCTCTTGGTCCGTACTGGTCAGCACCGACAGCAGAGCCGTGACCAAACCCAAGTCACCGAAACCTTTACGGATCACAGCTGGCAGGAAGAAAAACCTCAATCAGTCAAGACAGAACTACAAATATGCAATACAGGCTGGATAAACAGCAGCAACCCATCAGGAGATGCACTTcattgataaataataaatggcatataaataaagtatagGCTGCATATATGTGTATGAATAACCTACATTCCTTGGCGAGCTCAGCCAGTAGCTTGGCTGTCAGTGGAGCGAGAGGCCCTCTGCTCCTCAGAGACAGGGCCAGGATTGGCAGGATCCCACTGATCACTACCTGCTCAGCAGCGCCTTTCTCTGGACACAAACAGAATTGCACATGTAAACACCACAAAGTTTACTATTCACTAACAGCCAGAATAAAAATAGCTAATGTGACCACTTTAGTAGGGACAGGTGTCCAAAACATATTGCCCCTCAGTAATCATACCTTATTAATAACTTACAATCACTTTAtaagttaaaactaaaaattGGGTGGTCTGAAGTATATCAAGCTCTAGTATAATATAATCTTTAATCATTGGTCAGAAGAGACCTGAACCGAATCATCCAATCAGTTTCAGCTTTACTCTCCACTTGATCCCTAAGACCTTTCATACCCTTACTACCTCTTTAtcctcctgtttctctcttGCCGGGAGCCACAAATGCAGCTTAATGTCTGATAAGGCCTGAACCCTTCGTAGCCTCTCAGCCCCCACGCCTCAACAAAAATGGGTTTTCTACACATTTCATCATCTGCCATTACGGGTGGCAAGTGCGCTGTCTTAACGTGCACCAATATGGAAAcacataaatatgtaaaattacAAGGCGCAAAAAGAGCTACCAGCACTTTGCAATTTAAATGATATCAAATGAAAGGCCACCAAACGTATGACAACAGTATAGCTGAAGCTTCAACATGATCTAAAATCCACTCAGTGGAGCAAAAAGGACTTACTCCTCTCCTTGATATTGGTCAGCACTGTGTTCAGATGGGGCTTAAGTTCATCTTCAATCAGCTCCACGCCAAGGACCCTGATAGCGCCTAATGCATTGTTCAAGTTGTCTGCGGCGATAAGAAATGGAAATATTGAGAGTCATGGAGTGGGTGACAAATAATAAGCCAGGCGGTATATGGGGTGATGTATGGGAGCTCAGGAAATATAAAAGCGATTACAGCTGTGTGCGACAAAAGCGGTTGCGCTCATAAATCATCACATGTGACACAAAACCACGCTTGAGAAGGGAGTCTCCAATAGAACTGCACTCTAGTCtgccatttattttcattattacacGTGTCAGCCTCTGctctttggtttaaaaaaaaaacaaaacagaacttttCTTGAATGCATGTGGTTCTAGTGCTGTTCTTAACGCTAGAACCATATGCATTCAAGATAATGTTACTAATGCTTAGTCACAGTGGTTGTTACATTCCTCTGCACCCCCACTGTCCTTTTAGTGGCAGTGCAGGTGTCTTTGGGTGATTCATGGGCTTAACCGTCTTAATCGGCCACACCATAGGAGGTGTGGATAAAAGTGCACGGCTTGAAAGCCCTAAGAAGGCATCTCTACTTTCGGGCTGCAGAAGCTCACCCAtagacagagacacaactaAATAAACCCTTATTTCTTTAACACGGGTTGTAACAGTGCACAAAAGTTACATTTGGATGTTTAGCACTGTGTTAGCATGTACATGACAAATACAAATGGCACAATGGCAGGTTTTTGGTCATACAGTAAGCCAAAAGATtgcacaaaagaaagaaatgtgatttaattatGGCTGGAGAAGGAAAAGTCAAGTTATTTAAATTCATCCAGGCCTAAATGTTTATATCAAAACGTCATGGCAGCCCATTAAAATTAGTTTAAGACAGTCTGatagaaatacataaaacaatGGTGGTGAACTGACACAGGAACAGTTCTTGAAAAACCTGCATGAAATTCATCCATAGCAGCAGTACAAAGCAGATCTTAGTCACAGCTGTGCCTGGAGCTAAACTCAAAAGTTAATGATTAGTGGTTTTGTTAGCATGCTCATCCAATTGGGATCGTAAATGTCTGCATCCAAGTTCGTGGCAGACAGTTAAATTGTTGGCTGAAAAGCATAAATGCttataaatactgaaggaaaGCTCAGGGAtctccagtcagtcagtcagtcagaatTCTCTTGGAACCACAAATGTATTAAATCAAATATGGATgaggtttattttctttggtcAAACGGTAAAccaaacatctgaaaaacccAAATTCTGACTTGATCCTAGCACttaagggatcaataaagttagTACATCAGGCTGAGATACAAACACATGTACTTTATTTGGCGGTAGTCCATTCACAGTTCCTTAGGCATTACTTGTGTGGAACTCATGGAAGCTGACTGGCAAAAAGTCAGAGGCCACCAGTGCAACCGcattaggtacaccttactagtaaaaggttggacccccttttgccttcagaagtgccttaattcttcatggcatactgTCAACAAAGTGTTGGAAACACAGCATCATTGTCATTATTATGGTCAATAatccagtttgagatgatatgagctttgggacatggtgcattatcctgctggaagtagccgtcagaagatggtccactgtggtcataaagggatggacatggtcagcaacaatactcatgtaggctgtggcatttaaaccatgctcagtttgtactaagaggcccaaagtgtgtcaagaaaatatcccccacaccattacaccaccaccaccaccagcctgaaccgttgatacaaggcaggatggatccatgctttcacgttgtttacgccaaattctgaccctgacatccgaatgtcacagctgtcaatgtttttccaatctcctattgtccagtgttggtgagcctgtgtgaactgtagtctcagtttcctgttcttagctgacaggagtggcccccggtgtggtcttctgctgctgtggcccatcttcttcaaggttggacgtgttgtgcgttcagagatggtattctgcattccttggttggaaccagtggttgttagagttactgttgcctttctatcatcccCTTtgttccccattctgatgctcagtttgaacttcagcaagttgtcttgatcacctttACATGATTAAATGCAATGAATTgcagctgattagctatttgtgctcaggtgtacctaataaagtggccagtgagtgtatgtatTACACTTGTCTTGCAGTCATTGACTTCTACACTTTTCtcacagatttaaaaatcaATTACCAGACAGTGGAAACTGAACTGTGAGATCTGTTAAAAGTGAAACGGCAATGCAGCGGTTAGAGTGGACGTAGCTACATTACTGCACAAAGATAACACAATCCCGTCAACGCCATTGATATTCACTGTTGTGtattacacaacacacacaattacTTCAAGTGTGAAGACTGTGCTGTTAGTTTTACGATAGGAATTTTAGGAAAACATATTAAAGCTCTAGTATAACATTCTAA
This window of the Mugil cephalus isolate CIBA_MC_2020 chromosome 16, CIBA_Mcephalus_1.1, whole genome shotgun sequence genome carries:
- the si:dkey-21e13.3 gene encoding rap1 GTPase-GDP dissociation stimulator 1 is translated as MGHPNVPLSYKYARSHKDRCRSTRLQPYTPNDNLNNALGAIRVLGVELIEDELKPHLNTVLTNIKERKKGAAEQVVISGILPILALSLRSRGPLAPLTAKLLAELAKESVIRKGFGDLGLVTALLSVLTSTDQELLLHATRTISHMSYDSPKQQELLLRRGAVPRLVAILLRCPRKEPLEGACLQALCNLSGMGLAEEASLVWERGVSVRPGESVFHGVSPQTCGFASSVTLVRVSQWGPGQYAVNIEVFQRCSSSFWNLHGNQRTARWFPFSSLGSYLNLYRLMKFSTRNISRTKSLKSRVFHTFL